Genomic DNA from Brassica rapa cultivar Chiifu-401-42 chromosome A04, CAAS_Brap_v3.01, whole genome shotgun sequence:
tcaataaaatgttttttttttcttttttcgaatttttttttcacttttttaattttctcatGTAATCAGTCGTTttgtattatatgttttattctaaatttatcttttatatgTCATTACTAATTATAATAATCTTATTACTTTGCTAAGATACTCCAAAAAGTCCTACCAATAATCCTATTATTTTGGATTGTCCCTAACTTTTGTCCTTAACATCAAAATAAGATTAAACTAATCTAAGGACCCAAAAATTAAGGACACCAATAATGTTGCCCTTAAGTCTTTGGGATCCAACATAACAATAAGTAGGAGTGAAGGATTTGGGACCAAGCAAGCTGGTGTTATACTTCACCATATGCTGACAATGCCCTCAGCCAGTGATGGCTTCGACTCCTATGTTCGGCCAACCTAACGGCAACCTTGCTGGTGGCCTTTGAATCAAAagcaataataaatcaatagaGCAACTTATCATTGTGAAGAGTCCATCAGTGAAAGTTGTCGTTTCCCACAAAACCCACAAAATTTTCGGAgactttttttggtaaaaagcttactatcaaaattaattttctgaGATTTGGGTTCCTTCTCAGTAGCAAAGCCACCAGTGTTTTAGGAGAAAATCTTTATCCAAATCTTTTCATCAAGtttaaacaatcattttatagGTTAGTCTTGggagattaaaaaatatttatccgTTCGCAGAACACAACTTTTAGACTTGAATCGTGAACAAACTTTTAACcggaaaaaaattatggaacgcTTGGAGTAAATAGCAAGAACAATGATAAAACATGCAAACATGAAACCAGATTCTTAAGCAACACAAGTACCATCATAACGACAAAGTCCTAATACATAACGATAGAGGATAGATAGCAGGCGGCGAGATGACTGATTTACCCTTCTACAAGCcgcttttaactttttatttagcGACCGCCGCTTGTGCAGTCCCTCGCGAAATGACCCGACTCTCCACAGCTGTAGCAGCTCCCTCCGCCTCCGCCTCCTCCACCGCCGAACCTACCGCCGCCACCTCCTCCGTATCCACCACCACCTTGGGAACAGTCTCTCGCCATGTGACCTTGTTCTCCGCACTTGTAACAAGCCCCATCACCACCACCGCCTCCACGGCCACCATAACCTCCTCCTCCGtaacctccaccaccaccataacCTCCTCCTCCGTAACTGTCACCACCACCATAACCTCGCCCGCCACCACCACGTCCCCCtcctcttccaccaccaccGAAGCCACCGCGACCTCCAGATGAACCGCCGCTGTTTCCAAGAACGGGAGCGCCGTCGGGTCCAGAGACTTCGATAGCCTTGGTACGTCCGCTGTTGTCGACCTCAACCTCGAACTCGACGGATTCCTCCGGAGCAAGGCTACGATAACCCTCAGATCTGATGGAGGACTGGTGAACGAAGAGATCTTCACCACCGTCGTCGGGTGTGATGAAGCCGAACCCCTTCTGGGTGTCGAACCACTTCACGGAGCCTTTGCGTCTCCCTCCACCGTTGTTACCATCGCCGCCAGACATTCTGATCAAATCTACGAAATAACCGAACagatctctatctctctctgttTTAACACACTCTACTTTGGCGTGAGGCAGACGCTGTTTATATCTGCAGCAGATGTGTGCAAAGGGTATCACCGCCACGTCTGCATTTTATTATTCCCCAAAAAATTTATTCCGGAAttactttcttttcattttataatattttcgtATTCCCCATTATTGACGTACGTATTCCCATTTTCGAttcgtttttatgttttttttaaatctgcACAATGAATCTCTTGACTTTTTCAAACAGAACAAAaagaatttaaattttagaaattacgccaaaaatacaaaaaaaatgagaGGAAATTTAACATTTTCACATAGAAACAAATTTGTGAATAGtaaataaatcaattaaaatgGATATGGGCCAATCTAATGTCCAGACTGTATTATTTTTTCCGTTTTGGGAAACTAAAGCAAGCGCTGGCCCAGCTTCGATCTGGACGGTTGGGGATGCTTTGCAAGATGGCTCTAAGCCGTCAGATTCAGATCTCATAATTGATTATACTACTGgagtatattttaataagaaaatagaTCGAAATCGTTCAAAGCTTATCTTCTTCTCCCGAAGAGATCTAACGGAGTGAAAGATATTATGGGGAGAagacaaaatatttaatatttcggtTTTAGGTTCAGTCAACACtgtgttaccaaaaaaaaaaaaaaggttttaggTTTTAGGTTCAGTCAACACTAAAGTTGACGGACGTAAGAAGATATTTTGACTAGCCCCACAATTTTGGGAACGTAAACTAcgtgatttcttttttttttctcggaCAAGTAAAGGgacgactggttttcccgctaccaccaaCAAacacagcttttgcggttggtagcggttgtcgacggtctgcaacaatcactcaaatcgctttAAACGGCTTCAAACCGCtttgaatctcataaattcaaaagctggctccagctagcgtttgcggttgcgggagtgtaaatttttttttctttttttaaaacaatatatatacaaaagtaaaacattttgataaaaaatttaaaaattgaaattatgaaaatattaaaatatatctattatattttaattaatattataaaattttataataaaaacagtttcaataaattttcaaaaaattaaaattataactttctaaatataaattttatatttattatagctttatgatttttgatatttttataattatattaaatgtaaatattattaatttattatttgactgttaccgcatttggtagttaaccagtcataaatcACCCGCAAACACATCAATTTTTAACTGCAGTACCAGtcatacaaatctcttaaaaccgttagaaaccgcaaccgtccgcatccataaactcccgcaaccgcaacccctacgtttgaaccagtcagacccaaAATTTAACTTTTTTACAGATTCTCCCCATAGTTTTCTATTGTTTTCAGTCAAAGGCAGTGGTCAAAAGTCTAACGTCTTTTTGTCCATTTGACATGACGATGGGACATGTCAATGCTTCCTTTAACCATGTGacaataagaaaagttgttggTCTTGTAATCAGTTTGTGAATTAGATTCAAGTGATGCGTTAAGAGTAGGGTTGAGTATT
This window encodes:
- the LOC103864242 gene encoding cold shock domain-containing protein 4-like, which gives rise to MSGGDGNNGGGRRKGSVKWFDTQKGFGFITPDDGGEDLFVHQSSIRSEGYRSLAPEESVEFEVEVDNSGRTKAIEVSGPDGAPVLGNSGGSSGGRGGFGGGGRGGGRGGGGRGYGGGDSYGGGGYGGGGGYGGGGYGGRGGGGGDGACYKCGEQGHMARDCSQGGGGYGGGGGGRFGGGGGGGGGSCYSCGESGHFARDCTSGGR